In Synergistaceae bacterium, the DNA window TGCCATAGCCAATCAGTTCTACATGATGTGCGAGGAGAAGGGTTACAGCTTCTACAAGATTCTTGGTGCGCTGAGTGAGGATTACCCGAGAGCGAGGCATTTTGCGCGGGCTGGTTTCGCTGCCGGGCCGTGCCTGTTCAAGGACACGATGCAGCTGTCAGCCTTCTACAACAACAAGTTCTTTCTGGGTCAGGCAGGAATGCTCGTGAATGAGGGATTGCCTGATTTCGTGGTCAGCCAGCTCGAGAAGCGCATGGGAGGAAGCCTCAAGGACAAGAAGATAGCTATTCTGGGAATGGCCTTCAAGCCCAACAACGACGACACGCGCGAGAGCCTGTCGTTCAAGCTCAGGAAGAATCTCGAGTTCAGGATGGCGGAAGTCCTGATACATGACCCGTATCTAGACACAGCACCGCTCGGGGAAGTCCTTGCGCAGGCTGACGGAGTGATACTCGGCGTGCCTCATGACGAGTACTTGGGGCTGAAGATTGCTGTCCCGTTCGTGGACTGCTGGAACGTGTGGGCAACGACATCCGGGAAGGAGGACTAACTCATGAAGATACTTGTTACAGGTTCGGCGGGGTTCATATGCGGCTACCTTGTTGAAGACCTGCTTGAACGCGGGCACGAAGTCATAGGCATCGACAACTTCTCGAAGTACGGTCCTGTCCAGAAATCGTACGACAGCCATCCGCACTACAGGTTCATAGAGGGCGACGCGAAGGACACCGGCCTCATGAAGGAGATTGCCTGCGAGTGCGACCAGATTCTGGCGGCGGCGGCAATGATCGGCGGAATATCGTACTTCCACCACTACGCGTATGACCTCTTGGCCGAGAACGACAGGATAACCGCCTCAACGTTCGACGCGGCGATCTATGCCTACAATCACGGCCATCTGAAGCGCATTAACGTTCTGAGCTCGAGCATGGTCTACGAGTCGGCAGCAAAGTTCCCGAGCGCAGAGGGCGAAGAGAGGCAGTGTCCTCCGCCTCAGAGCACGTACGGCTTCCAGAAGCTGGCCTGCGAGTACTACGCTCAGGGAGCGCGCGAACAGTACGGCCTGCCCTGCACGGTGATTCGTCCGTTCAACTGCGTCGGCACTGGCGAGAGGCGGGCTTTGTGCGACAGCGAGATACTCTCCGGGAACGTGAAGCTGGCCATGAGCCACGTAGTACCTGACCTTGTCCAGAAAGTCCTCAAGGGTCAGAACCCCCTGCACATTCTCGGCAAAGGGAATCAGGTGCGGCATTACACGTACGGCGGGGATTTGGCGCGCGGAATCAGGATGTGCATTGAGAGCGAGGCGGCCGTCAACGAGGACTTCAACCTCTCGACTCCCGTATCAACAACGGTGCTTGAGCTTGCCGAAGCGATATGGCGCAAGATTCACGGGGACAGCCTTCCGTTCGAGTATGTGTGCGACGATCCCTTCAAGTATGACGTTCAGAAGCGCGTTCCGTCGACGGAGAAGGCAGAGAGGATTCTGGGTTTCAGGGCAGAAACGACGCTTGACGAGATTCTCGACGAGGTAATTCCGTGGATAGCAGAGCAGGTCAGGCTCGGGGGAATATAATGCCGCTCCTCAGCATAGTTATTCCCGTCTACAACGAGGGCGGGAACATCAGGACGTGCCTTGAGGCCATAGAAAGCCGCGTTGAACGTGAGCACGAAATACTTATCGTTTACGACTTCGACGAGGACAACACACTTCCGGCAGTACGTGAGCTCATGCCGTCAATGCCCTGCATCCGCCTCGTCAGGAACAAGTACGGGCGCGGAGTCCTCAACGCGATAAAGACCGGCCTTGAGACTGCGGGCGGAAAGTATGTCGCTGTAACGATGGCAGACCTCTCTGACCCGCCGGAAGTCATGAACGCGATGATTGATGCGGCAGAACGTGAGGACGCTGACGTTGTGTGTGCGTCGCGCTACATGAAGGGAGGCCGTCAGGTCGGCGGGCCGTTCCTCAAGGGGCTGATGTCCCGGACTGCGGGGCTGACGCTTCACTGGTTCGCGGGGCTTCCGACGCATGACGCAACCAACAGCTTCAAGCTCTACAGGAAGAGTTATCTTGAGAGTGTTGCGGTTGAGAGCACGGGAGGCTTTGAGCTGGGGATTGAGCTCACGGTGAAGGCATACCGTCAGGGCAGGAAAATCTGTGAAGTTCCCACAACTTGGACGGACAGGACAGCAGGAGAGTCGCACTTCAAGATCATGAAGTGGCTGCCCGGTTACCTGCGCTGGTACTTCTACGCGTTCGGCAGAAAGGAGCGCAGACATGGAGCTTGACAGGCTGTACTCAAACCGTTTCGGCACTGCAGAAATGAAGCGGCGAAACGATATGTGGCGTATTCTGTGCGCTGACTTCTTCGACAGGTACACCAAGCCTTCCGACGATGTCCTTGACGTTGCTGCAGGTTACTGCGACTTCATCAACAACATAGCTTCTCCAGCCTCAGGGCAGACGCGCGGCAGAAGGATAGCCGTTGACCTCAACCCTGACGTGAAAGACCACGCGGCAGAGTTTGTCGAGGTACACAACGTTCCTGCACAGAAGCTGGACTTCCTCGAGGATTCGAGCATCGACACGGTATTCGTGAGCAACTTCTTCGAGCACGTAAGGGACAAGGAAGAGATCCTGAAGATTCTCGGCGAGGCTCTGCGTGTCCTTCGGGACGGCGGGAAGCTGATGATACTTCAGCCCAACATCAAGTACCTCACCGGCGAATACTGGGACTTCTTCGACCACTACACTCCACTGACGGAGAAAAGCATGTGCGAAGCTATAAGTATAATTACTGATGGGGGGGGGGGGCACTTCATTTTGAGGACTGTACTCGATAAGTTCATGCCCTACACAACGAAGAGCAGGCTTCCGCAGTACGGGTGGATGATAAAGCTGTACTGCCATTGTCCGCTGGCGTGGAAGGTGCTGGGGAAACAGATGTTTATTGTCGCTAGTAAGGAGGTTTGCCGATGACAGCAGAAAGAGAAGACAGCATGAAGCTGAGATTCCTGAAGATATGCTATGTGGTTTCAGCGTTCGTAGCTTGTTTCAGGTTCAGGGTCAGCGCAGTATACAACACGGGCGCAGAGTACCATAGTCTGGATTACTCATGGCAGTACGCCATTAACCGCCTGTTCCATGAGGGCAGATTATGGGGCAGTGATGTAATCTTTACGTACGGGCCGCTCGGCTTCATGTTTAATCCGATACCGTTCGGGAACAACGTTGTAATTGCACTGGCATTCTGGAGCGCAGTATCAGTTCTGGCCGCGCTTCTGTTCTCCTACGTAATGTTCTCTGAACGCATGAAGAAGGTAAACACGAGAGCCTCAAATATCCTGCTGTCGTTCATACTCTTTTACGCAGGGAATTACCTTATGGGGAGGCTGTACCCTGAATACGTGCTCTCATTCCTTATACTCTGCCTTTTGTCCGTATGCTGGCACACCGGCGGACTGATCCCTTTCCTGACAGCTTCAGTGCTGAGTGTAGTATCTGCATTCATGAAGTTCAACTCGGGATCGATGGATTTCGTGAGCGTTGCTGTATTTGCGGTGCTTATGTCGATCCGCAAGGGCAGGGAAGGCCTGAAGTTCATTGCTGCGTTGTTTTTCGCGCCGGCAATGTTCTGCGTATGCTGTCTGCTGTACAATCCGAGCCTTCATGAACTTGCTATGTATGTCAGGGGAGCTTACGAGATTGCCGCAGGGTATATTTCAGCAATGAGCAGGCCTGTCATGCCCTCAGCACTTCTTGTGTGTATGCTGTCTGCATTTATCGGCTTCCTGATGCTTGTTATGGTGCTCCTGCTCAGAGCTTTTGCGTTTACGAGGACTCAGCAGTCCGTGCTCTACGCAATGGTTTTCGCTGTAAGCACGGCCGTCTGCTTCAAGCACGCCTTCGTTATGGGGCAGGGGCATTGCTTCATGTTTATGCCGTCGGTGTACGTGTACTGCTCTGTGTACGTTATGTTCATGGACAATGAGCTGGCCGCATCATCAGGGACGAAAAAATTTCTGTGTTACGCAGGAGCTGCGGTTTTCTTCTGCACTCTCGCTATATCTGCCGCAGGTCTCAATAAGTTTCACCTGCCCGATACTGTGAATTTCAGGAACAAGAAGGAACTTAACCGCCTTGTATCCAATATCCTGACTAACCCGCTCGCTGAATTTCACGGCAATATAGCTTCTCTTGGAAGCGCGGACAAAGTTTACGACATGAGGAATCTCAAACTGCCTGAGTGGGTGATAAGCACTGTTTCATCAGACAGCGCGGGATTTTATCCTACAGAGCTCTCGCTTGTACACGATCTGCCGGGCTTTGTGAACATGCCTGTCATTCAGGCTTACAGCGCATATACTTCATGGCTTGACATCCAGAATGCGGGCTTTTTTGCGGATGATGACCGTGCCCCCAAGTTCATAATATTGCGCGGCTTAGCTTTCGACAACAGGTTCGCAGTTATGGATTCTCCTCTTGCCTGTCTTGAAATGCTGAGGAATTATTCGATACGGCGGAAGGAGGACTCTTATTTTCTGCTGGAACGCAGGCCTCAGCCTAAGAATTTCACCCGCAGAGAAATAGCTTCGCGGGAAGTCAGCCGTGACTCGTTCATCGATATTCCCAAGACGGCACAGCACTGCCTGATGAAACTTGAGATGCCCCTCAGCCTTATGGGCAAGGCCGCAAAATTGTTCTGGAAGATTCCTGAAGTCAGGATGGAAGCAGAGCTTGAAGGAGGATTGCGTATCACCAAACGGGTTATCCCTGAGGTACTGGCGAATGATACCCTGATAAGCTCTATAGTTTCCGATGATGAAACGTTCGGTGAGATTATGGACGGACGGACGGACATAAACCGTGTGAAACGCATACATTTTTCCGGGAGCGGCCTGAAATTTTTCGCGCCTGTTATTAAGCTGAAGTTTTTGGAGCTGCTACAGGAATAAGCAGACAATACCCCCGCCAACCACGACGGGGGACAATTTTCTCCTACGCACTCAGCGACAAAAGATTACGATAAATCGGGTACGGCCAGATCTCCGCACTCGTAACGAGTTCCGCCGCATCACACTTCGCCCTTATGCTGTCCATCAGCGGAATAATCTCCGCAAGCAGGAAACCGCTTCTCTCTCGCGCATCCATCCCCGCAAGCCTGCCCTTCAGCTCGAACAGTGCATTAGCGTCCTTGATGAGCGCGTTCTTCGCCCGGCCAAGACCTCCGACGTAGTCCCGCCACGGTGTCATGTCCCCAAAGTCCACGTTCTCAAAGTACAGCATCGAGTTACGCTCAAGTGTGAGCTGCTTCGACAGTGCCGGAAGTACTCCCTCCCAAAGCATGTCGTACAGCACCGCCGCTTCAACCTCAAGCCCCGTCGCAAAACTCTCCATGCGGATATCTCTCAGGTTCTCGAGCTCGTGCGCGCGGTAAACGCCGAGCTTCTCGAGCATCTCCTTGTTCTCGGGCTTTAGCAGAAGGTCTATCCTGCCCGGCATGTCCTCAGCCTCGACAAGCCCCCTTCTGCGTGCTTCGTCCTGCCACTCCTTAGAGTACGCGTCTCCCTCGAAGAGAACTGCGCTGCCCATCCTGAAGGCCTCGCGTGCCGCATCAAGTGCCGCGTCTATCGGGTCAGTGCCTCCTGCGCTGCGGGTCTCAATCATTCCCGTGAGCTGCTCGATTCCCCACGCCCACAGAGACGCAAACATCGTTACGGGAAGGGCTATGCTCTGCGACGAGCCGGGCGCGCGGAACTCGAATTTGTCGCCCGTGAACGCAAGCGGTGATGTCCTGTTCCTGTCGCTGTCGAACGGGATGATGTCAGGAAGTTTCGCCAAGCCGAGATCCATCGTGCCGTGTTCGGGAAGCGACACGTCCGAGCTGTCGAGCCTGCGGATTAAGTCAGTGAGTGCAGAGCCAAGATACACGCTGATGATTGACGGAGGAGCTTCGTGCCCGCCCAGACGGAACAGGTTGCCGTAAGTCGCTATCGAGGCCTGAAGCAGGCTGTGGAACTTCGACACACCAAGCACTAGCGCAGACAGGAACGTCAAGAATATCACGTTGCGCCTGTGCGAGTTCGAGGGCTTCAGGAGGTTGCGGCCTTCGCTGTCCATCAGAGACATGTTCGTGTGCTTGCCGCTTCCGTTCATCCCCGCAAAAGGCTTCTCGTGGAACAGCAGGCGCAGTTCATGCGTGCGGGCGAGCTTCCTCATCGTCTCCATCAGAATCTGGTTCTGGTCGCAGGCTCTGTTTGCGTCGCTGTAGAGGTGCGCGAACTCGAACTGGCAGCGTGCCACCTCGTTGTGCCGCGCGAACACACTCACTCCCAGCCGTGCGAGGTCTCGTTCAACGTCCTCCATGTAGCTCAGCACTCGGCGGTGAATCGCTCCCATGTAGTGATGGTCGAGCTTCTGGTCTTTGGCGGGCTGTGCACCGATTAACGTCCTTCCGCAGAATCTTATGTCGGGTCTCAGCTGTGCTCTTGGCCTGTCCAGAAGGAAATACTCCTGCTCCGCACCTACGGTCATCTTCACGCTCTTCACTCCGCGCTGGCCGAGTGTCTTCAAGAGGCGCAACGCCCTTCCTTCAACGGCATCAAGCGCGCGCAGAAGAGGAGTCTTCAGGTCTAACGGTGTGCCGTCGAACGACAGGAACACTGACGGAATGCACAGCGTCCCTCCTTTCGGCGAAGGAACGATGAACGCCGGGCTTGAGATGTCCCACGCAGAATATCCCCGTGCCTCGAACGTCGAACGCGTCCCGGCACTCGGGAAACTCGATGCGTCGGGCTCTCCCTGTGCGAGGTTCTTGCCCCTGAAGACCTCCATAGGGTTGCCGTCCCCATCACTCATCGTGAAGCCCTGATGCTTCTCGGCGGTCAGTTCGCTCATCGGCTGGAACCAGTGCGCCCAGTGCGTCGCTCCCTTCGACACTGCCCAGTCTTTCATGGCTGTTGCTACGATGTCTGCGGCTTCGGGCGATAACCTCTGGCGGCCTTCCATTGCGGCTATGACCTGCTCGTAGATGTCGGGGTTGAGCTTCTGTTTCATCACGCGCTTATCAAACAGCAGCGAGCCAAAAATTTCGTGTAAAGACGGATATTCTTTATTCATTATGCTAACCTTCTTTCGTTGTTAAGCAAGAAATTTCGCGAAAGATTTGCTTATAATTACAACATTGTAGGCTTAACACGCAAAACTGTCAACGCAAGCCAAAAAAATTGCGGCCTCCCCTTCAAGCGAGAAGACCGCAGAATATTCACCGTCTTACGCCAAGAACTCCTTAGCGATGAACAGCGCAGAAAGCACCACCATCAAGAAAGATATGTCCTTCACCTTGCCGGTCAGGAGCTTAACTGCAACGTATGAGACTATCGCGAACTCGATACCTACCGCGATGCTGTACGCAAACGGCATCATGAAGAACCCGAGCAGTGAGGGGATAAGTTCCGTCCAGTCGTCATAGTTCACATCACGCAGGGACATCATCATGTACACTCCGACGATGATCAACGCAGGAGCTGTCGCGTACGAAGGCACTATTCCGACAAGCGGCGTGAGGAAGATTGCTCCGACGAAGAGCAGTGCCGTTACTATCGCGGTCAGTCCCGTGCGTCCGCCCTGCGCTACTCCCGACGAACTCTCCACGTAGCTCGTTACCGTCGACGTTCCCATAGCAGCACCGGCTATCGTTGCGACTGCGTCAGCCATGAGTGCACCCTTTGCGCGCGAAAGGTTGCCGTTCTCGTCGAGAAGCCCCGACCTGTTGCACACGCCTACGAGCGTCCCCAGCGTGTCGAAGAAGTCCACGAAGAAGAACGTGAACACCACCACCCAGAACTGAGGCTCTTTGATGAGGGAGAAGTCAAGCTGTCCGACGAGGGGCATGATTGACGGAGGCTCAGAGACGAACTTCTCAGGAATCTGTACGAGACCCAGTGCCGCCGCCGCCGCAGTGATGACGATTATTCCGATGAGGAGCGCACCCTTGACGTTGAGGGCGGTCAAGACAGCCATGATGATAAGGCCGACCATCGACATCATCATGGGTACGTTGTTGCGGATGCTCCCG includes these proteins:
- a CDS encoding nucleotide sugar dehydrogenase is translated as MIDINAEVISTINSGRVPFQEAGAESILREVLEAKALHASDDMNLVRDADAVIFVTGTPVDEHLNPRIRDVLSVIKLYLPYMNPGQLIILRSTIFPGVFRVVDNMLTKSFGTAPKLAFCPERIVQGKGIEEIFTLPQLVSANSPEAFREASELFSHIAPKIIPLEPEEAELAKLLTNSWRYLEFAIANQFYMMCEEKGYSFYKILGALSEDYPRARHFARAGFAAGPCLFKDTMQLSAFYNNKFFLGQAGMLVNEGLPDFVVSQLEKRMGGSLKDKKIAILGMAFKPNNDDTRESLSFKLRKNLEFRMAEVLIHDPYLDTAPLGEVLAQADGVILGVPHDEYLGLKIAVPFVDCWNVWATTSGKED
- a CDS encoding NAD(P)-dependent oxidoreductase; this encodes MKILVTGSAGFICGYLVEDLLERGHEVIGIDNFSKYGPVQKSYDSHPHYRFIEGDAKDTGLMKEIACECDQILAAAAMIGGISYFHHYAYDLLAENDRITASTFDAAIYAYNHGHLKRINVLSSSMVYESAAKFPSAEGEERQCPPPQSTYGFQKLACEYYAQGAREQYGLPCTVIRPFNCVGTGERRALCDSEILSGNVKLAMSHVVPDLVQKVLKGQNPLHILGKGNQVRHYTYGGDLARGIRMCIESEAAVNEDFNLSTPVSTTVLELAEAIWRKIHGDSLPFEYVCDDPFKYDVQKRVPSTEKAERILGFRAETTLDEILDEVIPWIAEQVRLGGI
- a CDS encoding glycosyltransferase, with translation MPLLSIVIPVYNEGGNIRTCLEAIESRVEREHEILIVYDFDEDNTLPAVRELMPSMPCIRLVRNKYGRGVLNAIKTGLETAGGKYVAVTMADLSDPPEVMNAMIDAAEREDADVVCASRYMKGGRQVGGPFLKGLMSRTAGLTLHWFAGLPTHDATNSFKLYRKSYLESVAVESTGGFELGIELTVKAYRQGRKICEVPTTWTDRTAGESHFKIMKWLPGYLRWYFYAFGRKERRHGA
- a CDS encoding class I SAM-dependent methyltransferase, with protein sequence MELDRLYSNRFGTAEMKRRNDMWRILCADFFDRYTKPSDDVLDVAAGYCDFINNIASPASGQTRGRRIAVDLNPDVKDHAAEFVEVHNVPAQKLDFLEDSSIDTVFVSNFFEHVRDKEEILKILGEALRVLRDGGKLMILQPNIKYLTGEYWDFFDHYTPLTEKSMCEAISIITDGGGGHFILRTVLDKFMPYTTKSRLPQYGWMIKLYCHCPLAWKVLGKQMFIVASKEVCR
- a CDS encoding glutamine synthetase III; amino-acid sequence: MNKEYPSLHEIFGSLLFDKRVMKQKLNPDIYEQVIAAMEGRQRLSPEAADIVATAMKDWAVSKGATHWAHWFQPMSELTAEKHQGFTMSDGDGNPMEVFRGKNLAQGEPDASSFPSAGTRSTFEARGYSAWDISSPAFIVPSPKGGTLCIPSVFLSFDGTPLDLKTPLLRALDAVEGRALRLLKTLGQRGVKSVKMTVGAEQEYFLLDRPRAQLRPDIRFCGRTLIGAQPAKDQKLDHHYMGAIHRRVLSYMEDVERDLARLGVSVFARHNEVARCQFEFAHLYSDANRACDQNQILMETMRKLARTHELRLLFHEKPFAGMNGSGKHTNMSLMDSEGRNLLKPSNSHRRNVIFLTFLSALVLGVSKFHSLLQASIATYGNLFRLGGHEAPPSIISVYLGSALTDLIRRLDSSDVSLPEHGTMDLGLAKLPDIIPFDSDRNRTSPLAFTGDKFEFRAPGSSQSIALPVTMFASLWAWGIEQLTGMIETRSAGGTDPIDAALDAAREAFRMGSAVLFEGDAYSKEWQDEARRRGLVEAEDMPGRIDLLLKPENKEMLEKLGVYRAHELENLRDIRMESFATGLEVEAAVLYDMLWEGVLPALSKQLTLERNSMLYFENVDFGDMTPWRDYVGGLGRAKNALIKDANALFELKGRLAGMDARERSGFLLAEIIPLMDSIRAKCDAAELVTSAEIWPYPIYRNLLSLSA
- a CDS encoding NCS2 family permease produces the protein MSLFKIRETGSTFMTEVLAGITTFVTMSYIIFVNPNILSQTGMDFNALVVVTCLASALGTFLMALFANYPIALAPGMGLNAFFAFGVVLNMKINGAPVTWQMALAAVFIEGVIFAVLTLTNIREAIMNSIPKSLKIGISAGIGLFIAFIGLQSAGIVVNNDATLLGLGSIRNNVPMMMSMVGLIIMAVLTALNVKGALLIGIIVITAAAAALGLVQIPEKFVSEPPSIMPLVGQLDFSLIKEPQFWVVVFTFFFVDFFDTLGTLVGVCNRSGLLDENGNLSRAKGALMADAVATIAGAAMGTSTVTSYVESSSGVAQGGRTGLTAIVTALLFVGAIFLTPLVGIVPSYATAPALIIVGVYMMMSLRDVNYDDWTELIPSLLGFFMMPFAYSIAVGIEFAIVSYVAVKLLTGKVKDISFLMVVLSALFIAKEFLA